The DNA segment ggtagtatctcaagtacaaaagtctccagcaggaggcagagctttttcttacagaaccccacagttatggaacagacttcaattagtgtttgggactcagacacagtctcagtgtttaagtccaggctaaaaacacatttgtttagtttagctttttatgaatagattccataggtaaaggagcagatctggggGGGTTCATGGGCattgagtgtttggtgaactggggtgtctggatgttgtctccttaccaTCCTCACAATTTGCGCAGGTTTGCAGACTATGGAGCggtgggacgctttacatcccaggaagccctcatgtctgtgccACCTTCTGgttctagccttttagttataaTGTCATAGCTAGTATTATCCGAGTCTCTGTCTGCACTTtatacataatttacattgtccatcacctgattacagtcatacctaacaacccccccccctcctctctctacCAAAAACTCTCCTACAAATGGCTAAAAAATGATCAGCAACCAATTCCCAGTTTGTCATTAACTCACTAAGCACTGTATTGCTTTCCATATGGTTgcgatttgaactcacaatcttcctTAAAATCTTTTAacgttttatttttagacattttctcACTTCACAATAAAATCtttgtgttaataaatcatGCAGTTCACTCAGTGGTGCCATAATAACTTTATTTGAATCTGCACTGCATtaagcaacaataacaacattaagCATCATAATAAATGGTGAAGAAATGGCTTtttataaaggttttatttcatgaagcctctgtgtgtgtgtgtgtgtgtgtgtgtgtgtgtgtgtgtgtgtgtgtgtgtgtgtgtgtgtgtgtgtgtgtgtgtgtgtgtgtgcgtgtgcgtgtgttgcaTCTCAGTTGCAGCATTAAGATTCTTCTTGCTCTAAGACGGCGACTTCACGAACACACAGGCCGGACATTCTAGGAGTAGtaatactgaaacacacaaacacacacatcaacacaatcTCATTACTCTCCTCTTATTTAGAAATAGAtgtaatttcatgttttttcattGTCAGATACTCACATGAAGCCTTGCTCTGGACAGTGTGATCCAGTCTTTTTAACATTCAAGATGTTTTTGGAAGGAATATTGCCATTGAAGAAGGTGAAACAGCAGTCCTCAGGGTTCGGGCCCatagctaaaaacaaacaaggttCAGACAAAgtgtaaaatttatttattttagtcaaaAAGAAATTCCATTCAGGGAACATAACCTtcttaaagtattattattattattattattattattattattattattattattattattatgagtagtaatgataataaaatacttctactgaataataaactgtaatgcATGTTTGATTATTGATTAATCATTATTCTAATTCTATCATTATCAAAATGTCAGGCAAAATTAATTTTTagagtttttttatattaaaaagtatatacatttttttttaatttttagaatttttttgaCTCTTACACTAAATGTGCAAAGTGATTTCGACTGTATACTTTTAATGCTCCTCATAAACAGGatgcagttttatttttcaatttacaCAACTAATGTTGTACAGCTTCATTTAAAATTGTGTAATAAACTCACGGGTAGCGTCTGAGTAGAGCGCCATGATCAGGACGAAGCCCAGGACCAGAAACAGACGATTCATCTTGATGTTCTCAGCAGGTGTGTGAAGCTCGGTtatcttctctgtctctctaacagCAAATTTGCCTGCATTAAGTTTAGTGGCTCGTTTTTATAATAGAAAGTCAGAGTTTCCCCTCCCCCTGTTAGACATGCCCCCTCATTTCTTCACTTCCTCCAGTCGAGCTGAAGATGGATTACAAAGATAAATCAAAACAACCGATCCATCGCACATCCTTTAAACATGTAACATACAATTTCGAACCTATAAACATTTACgactataaaaataattcattacatGTGTAAATACTTACACACAGAAGTGTGAGACACAATTTAATGGATAGCTATAAGTGTTTAAAACAGAAGTCTGGCGTGTAGACAAACAGAAGTTATTTGGCTTTGTTGCAAGAGAGAAACCTTTCACATGACAAACTTGTGAAAATTAAGACATTCAGAATCCAAGAATTCAGTCTTCTTCTTGATAATCTTTGGGTGTGTAATGATTGTGTGATCTTCAGTTCATTTTGATAATTCAGTACTGAATGTCACTGAGGCTTC comes from the Tachysurus fulvidraco isolate hzauxx_2018 chromosome 17, HZAU_PFXX_2.0, whole genome shotgun sequence genome and includes:
- the LOC113656600 gene encoding C-C motif chemokine 18-like isoform X1, whose amino-acid sequence is MNRLFLVLGFVLIMALYSDATPMGPNPEDCCFTFFNGNIPSKNILNVKKTGSHCPEQGFIITTPRMSGLCVREVAVLEQEES
- the LOC113656600 gene encoding C-C motif chemokine 18-like isoform X2, with protein sequence MNRVFLVLGFVLIMALYSDANSMGPNPEDCCFTFFNGNIPSKNILNVKKTGSHCPEQGFIITTPRMSGLCVREVAVLEQEES